A single Kribbella aluminosa DNA region contains:
- the dapF gene encoding diaminopimelate epimerase, producing the protein MSTFSWVKGHGTENDFVILPDPDGSVHGELDTAVVRFLCDRHAGLGADGVLRVIQGGKQSYVEDGGDWFMDYRNADGSIAEMCGNGVRVFVKYLAEAGLIDGKPVRVGTRAGVKEVAQNDDGTLTVDMGAPKLPAAAGVVVEANGHQWPALHVDMGNPHAVAFVDSLAEPGNLCDQPTWTPTEAFPQGVNVEFVVRRDAHDVQMRVHERGAGETRSCGTGTCAVTVAAARQARDELPVTYRVGVPGGEVTVTWRADNHLELTGPAVLHARGEFDRAWLGI; encoded by the coding sequence ATGAGTACCTTTTCCTGGGTGAAGGGTCACGGCACGGAGAACGACTTCGTGATCCTGCCCGACCCGGACGGTTCGGTGCACGGCGAGCTGGACACTGCCGTGGTCCGGTTCCTCTGCGACCGGCACGCGGGGCTCGGCGCGGACGGCGTACTGCGGGTGATCCAGGGCGGCAAGCAGTCGTACGTCGAGGACGGCGGCGACTGGTTCATGGACTACCGGAACGCTGACGGTTCGATCGCGGAGATGTGCGGGAACGGCGTCCGGGTGTTCGTGAAGTACCTCGCCGAGGCGGGCTTGATCGACGGCAAACCGGTCCGGGTCGGTACCCGCGCCGGCGTCAAGGAGGTCGCGCAGAACGACGACGGCACGCTGACCGTCGACATGGGCGCCCCGAAGCTCCCCGCCGCGGCCGGGGTCGTGGTCGAGGCCAACGGTCATCAGTGGCCGGCCCTGCACGTCGACATGGGCAACCCGCACGCGGTCGCGTTCGTCGACAGCCTGGCCGAGCCGGGCAACCTGTGCGACCAGCCCACGTGGACGCCGACGGAGGCGTTCCCGCAGGGCGTGAACGTCGAGTTCGTCGTACGGCGGGACGCACACGACGTCCAGATGCGGGTCCACGAGCGCGGCGCGGGGGAGACCCGCTCCTGCGGAACGGGTACGTGTGCGGTAACCGTGGCCGCGGCACGCCAGGCGCGGGACGAGCTGCCGGTGACGTATCGGGTCGGCGTACCGGGTGGTGAGGTGACGGTGACGTGGCGTGCGGACAACCATCTGGAGCTGACCGGTCCGGCCGTCCTGCACGCGCGCGGGGAGTTCGACCGCGCCTGGTTGGGAATCTGA
- the hflX gene encoding GTPase HflX, which produces MTTQSKLYDETSDVELDLLEGDDSGDSLKGHDSERTTEGLDLEERQALRRVVGMSTELTDISEVEYRKLLLERVLLVGVWTEGSAEDAENSLAELKLLAETAGSEVLDGVIQRRKKPDPATFIGSGKVSDLRNLVASLGADTVIADGELAPAQLRNLEDKLKVKVVDRTALILDIFAQHAKSKEGKAQVELAQLQYMKQRLRGWGGNLSRQAGGRVGAAGGGIGGRGPGETKIETDRRRINTKIAKLRRSLKNMKSTRSTMRQERRRNLVPSVAIAGYTNAGKSSLLNQLTGAGVLVEDALFATLDPTTRRTTTSDGRVFTLTDTVGFVRHLPHDIVEAFRSTLEEVADADLLLHVVDGSHPDPIAQIQAVREVLAEIDATDVPEIVVINKADAADPLALAPILHREPNAIVVSARTGEGMDKLRELIEGALPQPHVLVDVLLPYERGDLVSRIHSEGSVEQLEHTADGTRITGRVHPALAGDLTRYHQ; this is translated from the coding sequence ATGACGACCCAATCAAAGTTGTACGACGAGACCTCCGACGTCGAACTCGACCTCTTAGAGGGCGATGACTCCGGCGATTCGTTGAAGGGTCACGATTCCGAGCGGACCACCGAGGGCCTCGACCTCGAAGAGCGCCAGGCGCTCCGCCGCGTGGTCGGCATGTCGACCGAGCTGACCGACATCAGCGAGGTCGAGTACCGCAAGCTGCTGCTGGAGCGGGTGCTGCTGGTCGGCGTCTGGACCGAGGGCAGCGCCGAGGACGCGGAGAACTCGCTGGCCGAGCTGAAGTTGCTCGCCGAAACGGCGGGCTCCGAGGTCCTGGACGGCGTGATCCAGCGCCGGAAGAAGCCGGACCCGGCGACCTTCATCGGCTCCGGCAAGGTGTCCGACCTGCGCAACCTGGTCGCGTCGCTGGGCGCGGACACCGTGATCGCGGACGGCGAGCTGGCGCCTGCGCAACTGCGCAACCTCGAGGACAAGCTCAAGGTCAAGGTGGTCGACCGGACCGCGCTGATCCTGGACATCTTCGCGCAGCACGCGAAGAGCAAGGAAGGCAAGGCCCAGGTCGAGCTGGCGCAGCTGCAGTACATGAAGCAGCGCCTGCGTGGTTGGGGTGGCAACCTGTCCCGCCAGGCCGGTGGACGCGTCGGCGCGGCCGGTGGCGGTATCGGTGGCCGTGGTCCCGGTGAGACCAAGATCGAGACCGACCGGCGCCGGATCAACACCAAGATCGCCAAGCTCCGCCGGTCGCTCAAGAACATGAAGAGCACCCGCTCGACGATGCGCCAGGAGCGCCGCCGGAACCTGGTTCCCTCGGTCGCGATCGCGGGCTACACCAACGCCGGCAAGTCCTCGCTGCTGAACCAGCTCACCGGCGCGGGCGTTCTGGTCGAGGACGCGCTGTTCGCGACCCTGGACCCGACCACCCGCCGTACGACGACCTCGGACGGCCGCGTGTTCACGCTGACCGACACGGTCGGGTTCGTCCGGCACCTCCCGCACGACATCGTCGAGGCGTTCCGCTCGACGCTGGAGGAGGTCGCCGATGCGGACCTGCTGCTGCACGTGGTGGACGGTTCGCACCCGGACCCGATCGCGCAGATCCAGGCGGTCCGCGAGGTGCTGGCCGAGATCGACGCGACCGACGTACCGGAGATCGTGGTGATCAACAAGGCCGACGCCGCCGACCCGCTCGCGCTGGCGCCGATCCTGCACCGCGAGCCGAACGCGATCGTGGTCTCGGCCCGGACCGGCGAAGGCATGGACAAGCTCCGCGAGCTGATCGAGGGCGCCCTGCCGCAGCCGCACGTCCTGGTCGACGTCCTGCTCCCGTACGAGCGCGGCGACCTGGTCTCCCGGATCCACTCCGAGGGCTCGGTCGAACAGCTCGAACACACCGCTGACGGCACCCGCATCACCGGCCGCGTCCACCCGGCCCTAGCCGGCGACCTGACGCGGTACCACCAGTAA
- a CDS encoding immune inhibitor A domain-containing protein produces the protein MRKLPAGLFSLALAATTGLGIAAASANAATPPKSGSAPIASEAAPAPDELSSPLEDKRRELRQEALTKVINGQATPEQRNGSTVVNLGAKAAGAKGTKNAKGKVDQYVELSREKTDRIFVILAEFGNERHPNYPDKDQNPTIPGPARFDGPLHNEIPAPNRSVDNSTVWQADYSRQHFQDLYFGAGNSVKNYYEKQSSGRYSVDGQVTDWVKVKYNEARYGRSNGYPCSGNVCNNTWNLIQDAVNQWVADQETKGRTKAEITADLKSFDQWDRYDYDGDGNFNEPDGYIDHFQIVHAGGDQADGDPWQGEDAIWSHRWYAGFPGGPATNPNGGAQIGDTGLYVGDYTIQPENGGISVFAHEYGHDLGLPDEYDTSGAAVENGVNWWTIMSQSRVSKPSDGGIGEQAADFNAWDKLQLGWLDYEIVNAGQNRTVDLGPHEYNSKKAQGLVVTLPKKQVQHQLVQPPSGTKDWWSGQGNNFTHTMSRQVTLPAGQPASLTFQANWDIEDCGTTACDYAYVDVNDGTGAKPIKGTITKDAEGNGIDGNSNGWVPATFDLSAYAGKTVTLQFRYVTDPAAGGIGFFADDIKVTSGSTTVLDSGAETSPDGWTLNEFSAVGSSYTSQHDNYYLASNINYVDHDKYLQTGPYNFGWASTLPDKVEHFPYQDGLLIWYWDTSQSDNNTNTHPGAGLILPIDAHPTPINRLDGQLWRPRVAAYDAPFGLEKADSFTLHANGQASYIRGQNAVPTFNDSNSYWSADQPTSSVKVPNNGINIKVLSKTGTSMKIQITKRK, from the coding sequence GTGCGCAAGCTACCCGCCGGGCTGTTCAGCCTGGCTTTGGCGGCCACGACCGGGCTCGGCATCGCCGCCGCCTCGGCCAACGCCGCCACACCGCCCAAGTCAGGATCGGCGCCGATCGCCAGCGAGGCAGCGCCGGCGCCGGACGAGCTGTCCAGCCCGCTCGAGGACAAGCGGCGCGAGCTGCGGCAGGAGGCCCTGACCAAGGTCATCAACGGGCAGGCCACGCCGGAGCAGCGCAACGGCAGTACGGTCGTCAACCTCGGCGCCAAGGCGGCTGGTGCGAAGGGCACCAAGAACGCCAAGGGCAAGGTCGACCAGTACGTCGAGCTGTCCCGGGAGAAGACCGACCGGATCTTCGTGATCCTCGCCGAGTTCGGCAACGAGCGGCACCCGAACTATCCGGACAAGGACCAGAACCCAACCATCCCGGGCCCGGCGCGCTTCGACGGCCCGCTGCACAACGAGATCCCGGCGCCGAACCGCTCGGTCGACAACTCGACCGTCTGGCAGGCCGACTACAGCCGGCAGCACTTCCAGGACCTGTACTTCGGCGCCGGCAACTCGGTGAAGAACTACTACGAGAAGCAGTCGTCCGGCCGCTACAGCGTCGACGGTCAGGTCACCGACTGGGTCAAGGTCAAGTACAACGAGGCCCGCTACGGCCGGTCGAACGGCTACCCGTGCAGCGGCAACGTCTGCAACAACACCTGGAACCTGATCCAGGACGCCGTGAACCAGTGGGTCGCCGACCAGGAGACCAAGGGCCGGACCAAGGCCGAGATCACCGCGGACCTGAAGTCGTTCGACCAGTGGGACCGCTACGACTACGACGGTGACGGCAACTTCAACGAGCCGGACGGCTACATCGACCACTTCCAGATCGTGCACGCCGGCGGCGACCAGGCCGACGGCGACCCGTGGCAGGGCGAGGACGCGATCTGGTCGCACCGCTGGTACGCCGGTTTCCCGGGCGGCCCGGCGACGAACCCGAACGGCGGCGCGCAGATCGGCGACACCGGCCTGTACGTCGGTGACTACACGATCCAGCCGGAGAACGGCGGGATCAGCGTGTTCGCGCACGAGTACGGCCACGACCTCGGTCTGCCGGACGAGTACGACACCTCCGGCGCGGCCGTCGAGAACGGCGTGAACTGGTGGACGATCATGTCCCAGAGCCGGGTCAGCAAGCCCAGCGACGGTGGAATCGGCGAGCAGGCAGCCGACTTCAACGCCTGGGACAAGCTGCAGCTCGGCTGGCTGGACTACGAGATCGTGAACGCCGGCCAGAACCGGACCGTCGACCTCGGCCCGCACGAGTACAACTCGAAGAAGGCCCAGGGCCTGGTGGTCACGCTGCCGAAGAAACAGGTGCAGCACCAGCTGGTCCAGCCGCCGTCCGGGACGAAGGACTGGTGGAGCGGCCAGGGCAACAACTTCACGCACACGATGAGCCGCCAGGTCACGCTCCCGGCCGGTCAGCCCGCGAGCCTCACGTTCCAGGCGAACTGGGACATCGAGGACTGCGGTACGACGGCCTGCGACTACGCGTACGTCGACGTGAACGACGGCACCGGCGCGAAGCCGATCAAGGGCACTATCACGAAGGATGCCGAGGGCAACGGTATCGACGGGAACAGCAACGGCTGGGTGCCGGCCACGTTCGACCTGTCGGCGTACGCCGGGAAGACGGTCACGCTGCAGTTCCGCTACGTCACCGACCCGGCGGCCGGCGGGATCGGGTTCTTCGCCGACGACATCAAGGTGACGTCAGGTTCCACCACGGTGCTCGACTCCGGCGCCGAGACCTCGCCGGACGGCTGGACGCTGAACGAGTTCAGCGCGGTCGGGTCGTCGTACACGAGCCAGCACGACAACTACTACCTGGCGTCGAACATCAACTACGTCGACCACGACAAGTACCTGCAGACCGGCCCGTACAACTTCGGCTGGGCGAGCACGCTGCCGGACAAGGTCGAGCACTTCCCGTACCAGGACGGTCTGCTGATCTGGTACTGGGACACCTCGCAGTCCGACAACAACACCAACACCCACCCGGGCGCCGGCCTGATCCTGCCGATCGACGCGCACCCGACGCCGATCAACCGGCTCGACGGCCAGCTCTGGCGCCCACGGGTCGCGGCGTACGACGCACCGTTCGGCCTCGAGAAAGCGGACTCGTTCACGCTGCACGCGAACGGGCAGGCGAGCTACATCCGCGGCCAGAACGCCGTACCGACCTTCAACGACAGCAACTCGTACTGGTCCGCCGACCAGCCGACGAGCAGCGTCAAGGTCCCGAACAACGGCATCAACATCAAGGTCCTCTCGAAGACCGGCACCTCGATGAAGATCCAAATCACCAAGCGCAAGTGA
- the macS gene encoding MacS family sensor histidine kinase, with protein sequence MERPAVDLLQPLWRALVVFRVLTWVFACLGVWARWDGIVRPYGAVLQLAVMGVWTLISSYGYSIRWGRRNTRLAFADLIVTVACMYATLWAQPLPDIRAGASVLTSVWAAGPVLALAISRGRDGGLLGAATISLALLSLRGVDHVSKILGNVQLLLVTGLVVGYAATTMRQAGERLRAAIATEGATAERLRLSRSIHDGVLQVLAQVQRRGTAIGGEALELAELAAEQEVALRTLMSTRPAVAPGDRVDLCGLLLPLATTRVDVVVPAGQVLLPSSTAAELVAAVKEALSNVSKHAGPDARSWVVVEELGEEVAVSIRDDGIGTTPARLEQARVDGHLGVSQSIRGRITDLGGTVTVRTAPGEGTEWELKV encoded by the coding sequence GTGGAGCGCCCGGCCGTCGACCTGCTGCAGCCGTTGTGGCGTGCGCTGGTCGTGTTCCGGGTGCTCACCTGGGTGTTCGCGTGCCTCGGCGTGTGGGCCCGGTGGGACGGCATCGTCCGGCCGTACGGCGCGGTGCTGCAGCTCGCCGTGATGGGTGTCTGGACGCTGATCTCGTCGTACGGCTACAGCATCCGCTGGGGGCGCCGGAACACCCGGCTCGCGTTCGCGGACCTGATTGTCACGGTCGCCTGCATGTACGCGACCCTGTGGGCGCAGCCGCTGCCCGACATCCGCGCCGGCGCGTCCGTGCTGACGTCGGTGTGGGCGGCCGGGCCGGTGCTCGCGCTCGCGATCTCCCGCGGGCGCGACGGGGGCCTGCTCGGCGCGGCGACGATCAGTCTCGCGTTGCTGTCGCTGCGCGGGGTGGATCACGTGTCGAAGATCCTCGGCAACGTGCAACTGCTGCTGGTGACCGGCCTGGTCGTCGGGTACGCCGCCACGACGATGCGCCAGGCGGGGGAGCGGCTGCGTGCGGCGATCGCCACGGAGGGCGCGACCGCGGAACGGCTGCGGCTCAGTCGGTCGATCCACGACGGCGTACTGCAGGTGCTGGCGCAGGTCCAGCGGCGCGGTACGGCGATCGGCGGCGAGGCGCTCGAACTGGCCGAGCTGGCCGCGGAACAGGAGGTTGCCCTGCGCACCTTGATGTCGACGCGACCGGCCGTCGCTCCCGGGGACCGCGTCGATCTGTGCGGGTTGTTGTTGCCGTTGGCCACAACGCGGGTCGATGTCGTCGTACCTGCCGGGCAGGTGCTGCTGCCTTCGTCGACGGCCGCTGAACTGGTTGCCGCGGTCAAGGAAGCGCTGAGCAACGTGAGCAAACACGCCGGCCCGGACGCCCGGTCGTGGGTCGTCGTGGAGGAACTGGGGGAGGAGGTCGCGGTGTCGATCCGCGACGACGGAATCGGTACGACGCCCGCCCGGCTCGAACAGGCCCGCGTCGACGGCCACCTCGGCGTCAGCCAGTCCATCCGCGGCCGCATCACCGACCTCGGCGGCACCGTCACCGTCCGCACCGCCCCCGGCGAAGGAACCGAATGGGAGTTGAAAGTATGA
- a CDS encoding response regulator transcription factor → MTRVMIVDDHPMWREGVARDLGSRGYDVCATASDVASAVKIALATRPDVVVMDLQLGTGSGVDATRSITTALPDTRVLVLSASAEQDDVLAAVKNGASGYLVKSASLDEFDDAVRRTAEGDAVFSAGLAGLLLGEYRRLGATGPEVPQLTDRETEVLRLVARGLTAKQIATRLVLSHRTVENHVQNTLRKLQLHNRAELVRYAIENGLDD, encoded by the coding sequence GTGACGCGCGTGATGATCGTCGACGACCACCCGATGTGGCGCGAAGGCGTCGCCCGAGACCTCGGCAGCCGCGGGTACGACGTGTGCGCGACCGCCTCGGACGTGGCGAGCGCGGTGAAGATCGCGCTGGCGACCCGGCCGGATGTGGTGGTGATGGATCTGCAGCTGGGCACCGGCTCCGGCGTCGACGCGACCCGGTCGATCACCACCGCGCTGCCGGACACCCGCGTGCTGGTGCTGTCGGCCAGCGCCGAACAGGACGACGTACTCGCCGCGGTGAAGAACGGCGCGTCCGGCTACCTGGTGAAGTCCGCGTCCCTGGACGAGTTCGACGACGCCGTACGCCGTACCGCCGAAGGCGACGCCGTCTTCAGCGCCGGCCTCGCCGGACTGCTCCTCGGCGAATACCGCCGCCTGGGCGCCACCGGCCCCGAGGTCCCCCAACTGACCGACCGCGAAACCGAAGTCCTCCGCCTGGTCGCCCGCGGCCTCACCGCCAAACAGATCGCCACCCGCCTCGTCCTCTCCCACCGCACCGTCGAGAACCACGTCCAAAACACCCTCCGCAAACTCCAACTCCACAACCGAGCCGAACTCGTCCGCTACGCCATCGAAAACGGCCTGGACGACTAA